TAAACAGAGATCCTATGACACCTGAAACTTAAATTCGTTGgtgtttttcaagtttttgaaAGTGCTTGAACTTTAGAAAATGTGCTTAAAATTGCTACTAAATGTAACTTGTGTTGCACTCTAGACCTCACAACTTGTTTTGATTTGTACAGCTacactgatgtaaaaaaaaacaaaaaaacaaaacatatttgaagTGATGAAGTAAAACTGGTGTAAGAATCATCTAGGTTAAATTGAATTCCatgttttttagtaaaaattatACATGTTTAAAACTGACATTAGCTTAATTAGCCAAATTCAAATTATTGTGTTGTACTTTGGAACTCGGGTCACAATAGCCTATTTATTAACCAGAAGGATTTATATCTTAAGAAGTTATTGAATTTGACCATGTGAAGGTTTCGagtacactttttaaaacaaggaaCCAATGAGATGTTCCCGCTTCACTATGCATTTTGTCAATTTGTTTCAAGGGTTATCAAAccagaggaggggaaaaaactaGCTGATTCCTGGGGAGCAGCATTCATGGAGTCTTCCGCCAAAGAAAACgaggtaaaaaaaacccttaaagtTAGCCCTTGATGCTAATCTATTGTTCATGTCTGACAAAGACTCTTGCTTGAAACGCAGACTGCTGTGGAGGTTTTCAAGCGAATCATTTTGGAGATGGAGAAAGCTGACGGGAATGCACCTCCAGAGGAGAAGAAGTGTGCAGTGATGTAAAGGTTTATGCAGGACACCAGTGAGCTGATTTACTGAAGACATGAGGCACAACTTCACCAGCTTGCTAACAGTGGCCTCATTGATGGAGCAGAGGGACGTTTGTTCTCCGCTCAGAATTCAAGATTGATTTACATAGCAAAGCAGCTGCCCAACAAATGATACTAGATCCCAGCAATTGTAACCATGGAAAGAGAGAAATGTCTAGAGCAGGATTAACCTCTCAAAGAAGCATCTTCACTGGATACTTTAACGTTCAAATGCATTCTGGGAAtaattgtgcttcttttttattattattatttccaagGACTGGTCCATGATTTCAGCAGGTCTTTTTGACAGAAATGCACTCACAGTTCACATTGCTTTAAATGTGGTCACTATTCTATCAGCACTCTGTAAGAAAAGAAATCTCACTGGGGTTTCTCAGTTCTCACTGTAATTTTTATCTGCTCATCCTCAGGTACCTCTTACTCATGAGCTGTGCTGACGCGTCGTCATGACACCGTTCTGTTATTGTATATTTAACTAAGCCGATACACATCGCTCATATCTGTAGTATAATTTTTCCCCATTCATTGTGATAAGGTTGTTATGGACAACACTTGTAGGTGGaataaatatttgctaattACAAGTGAAGCCCTTTATATAACTAAAATCTTAGAATGTGATTTGGTACTTTGGAAAATATCTGGAGCGACGCAAGTTGTTGCGCTCCGTTTTTCTACACGGAGTACACTCTTGGATTGTTTATCAAAACTTAAAGGATTCAtagatttcagtttttgattTGCATTTTAGTATTACAAAATACTATGAAGGCGGCCACGGAGTTAGTTTAGTGAGTTTTAAGTTGATGACTTTAACGTGCTTGATAAAACCCAACCATAGTGCCTGTAGCCTTTCTGACAAATGGTCACTGTCAAACActtgaaatcttttctttttgatttgtttttacaaaacccGTACCCTTACAGAAATCTAATGTACagtaattctgtttgttttatcccCTAAAGCTTTGTGTTGTAGCTGTACTGGATACTTCTAACTTTATAAAATGCTTTGCCTAGATAGTTAAATGGTGGGTAACTGATGATAGTTGAGCAGAGGCTGGTGATGATGTGTCTTGTGCCTTACAGATGTTCAAACTCCTTCATCTGCTTCCTTTTCTTGACTCAAGGTGctcttaagtttttttgttttttttttcctttattgaCTTGACACCATAGGTGCAGGTGTTGTGCACCTGAACACCAGTATTCCCCTGTGGGTCAACAGTAATTTAGAAATCTTGCTGTAAActgttttgtaaataaacaaatctgtcACTTGTTGGATGTCcctgatttttcttctttacgatgccaacatttatttttttatgatataCATGAGGCTGTATAATTAGTTGTGTATtcttaaaaatcacattaaggggtgtgccgtggtggcgtagtggttagcgcgacccatatttggaggccttcattcctcgacgcggccgtcgcaggttcgactcccggacccgacgatatttgccgcatgtcttcccccctatccttccccgtttcctgtcagcctactgtcatataagggacactagaacCCACAAAAGACCcactggaggggtaaaaaaaaaaatcacattaaggGTGTGGATTTATTTGCATTAGTCTTAGCTAAAGGCCTTTAATGAACAAATACAAGCTCAACTACAAGCACAACAGTCAGGTATCTCACTCAAGTCCTGGACTTTCTACTGAAAACAGCTGCTAGTAGTTTATCTAGTGAGCATACTGTGTTATGTATACAGAAATATCccaattttacttattttaggaAAAATCCACACACTGAGGACTgctacaaatattaaaaatatcttaaatatgcTCTCATTCTGCCATTTGTCATACAGGTTTTATCAAATTTATAATCCCTCCCCCCCCAACTAGCCTAATGTATAGTGTTGAccatataaaaacagaaaaattacctgctgattgattttattaatcAGTCAtcgaattatttttgttttgttattcagtcataaaataaatattttgatcaatACTTCAAAATACTATAATTTGATCAACTTGActgaaaatgtacatatatgCATACATATGTTATAAGTATGCATGACTTGTATGTATGCATGTCTGTCTACAccaagttaaattaaataacctCCCATAAAGCATTgcaatctaaataaaaaacacatatgtTTTATTATGCACATATATTTTACTTATATAATCAGGagtataaaaatgaaaaaaaaaaaacaacaaaaaaacccagtccaaaacaaaaaacggaTACATGAATTTGAAGGTTTTTTCTAAATACTTCCAAAACGTAAATATTCTTGATGAACAAATAAACTATTATATTGAGTTCTGTTTCATTTACTTCTCCCTAATGCGCACAATTACATTTACAAAGCAATTATTTACCATTAAAACTTTATATAAAAGAGGATCTTAACGTTTTTATTTGATCCCGTCCTGAAATGCGTTTAACACATTTATTACGGCGATGCCGCCTGGTTGCGCCAGTACCACAGATATTACGGTAACAGCTCCCTTTGCGTCACAGCGGAAGGAGGTTTGCGTGCCTTTGTGAGATCCCAATCAGTTGTAGACCGGGTGGAACATGGAGTGTGTAAGCTATGAACTTTGCTGTTATTTCTACTCTTGAAACCCTTATAATGCAGCCTATCCACTTCAGTTTAAAGCTTTGACTAGTACGCTAAAGTTTAGCTACTTGCTGGAAAgctttttatatatgtttttaggGTTGTCTCTGTCTTAGAGGTTGGTTAGGAAAGCTTATAACAGAGGCCACTGTTTAGCAAAAATGTGATGATTGTCTATTGATTTCAAACTGTGCAAAGAAAGTGCATTAAAAGCTTGAGCCGTCATGAAATGTCACCTCGACTGGCGCTTTTAAAAGTCAGCCAACTTTGACGCTAGCTAGCTAACAAGCTAACGCCAGTGCTAATAGTGGTGAACAAAAGTCTCTTTTTTTAGTATGACCAGAGCTTCAGTAACGACAACCGAGGGGGTTTAAGATTAAACTTTGAAATGTGTCAACTGACTAGCCTGCAGCTTGATGTTTTACTAGTTTACTGATTGcctgtgtttttatgaagtaGAGCTAGCCTGCATCCCCCAAAGTCTTATTCTGAGAGACAGGTAGTGTTTATGTGTCATCCCGGATCTGCTCTGAGTGTGACCTCAGTAAACTACCCGATGCATAGACTGAACCACTGGAAACACGATTTGGCTGAACGCTACACATGGGTCTCAGACGGCCTGTCCGTTTACCATTAACACAGGATCAATAGTTCAGCTGGGTTGGGGATTCTCTTTAGCGCCAGAGTTGCTTCTAAAAGGAGGCCGTACAAATTGCAGCTTCAGAGCAGAGTAAATGCTTTCAAATAGTTTGGGATCTCAGCATAAGCAAATGTAAACAATAGGGATCACAGAGGGTTACATTTAACGTTTCTCCTCAGTAGAACATTTCACAAATTTAGTATTTAAAGTCGGGTTCTCGTTCAGAAACAGCACAGTTAAAAACTTTAGGTGTGCTCATATATGGGTGGTTATACAACTTCACTAGatcataaaatattataatgtgTTGATCTGTACAAAACAGATAGATCATAATGTTTTGGGGCTTTCTCTTCATTGCTGTTTAAGCTCCAAATCACCAGGGttattttcctcctcttcctatGATTTCCTTGTCAAGCTTTTACTCAGTATGAGTTTACTTTAGAGGTGGTGgtaatgtttactttttaaactcaagTTAATCTTGAAGTTACTTCAAACAATTTGATGTCAACTGTGCTCATCAAGTCTTGTATCTTTCAACCTGTTGGTTTTAGGTGACTTTTATGCCTGTTTATTcagagtttcccccagtgtattataagtctggcgggccaccaggctttacttctgccccccaccaggctaaacattgtttatttatttgcaataaattgCAATTTGTAATAATGACTTCCCCATTTGGAACACGTAATGCAAAATGGAGCATGTTTAGGCAGTGTAAATGTCTTTggcaaaaatattacagaaattagctttaacctttttttttttttttttttactaccatgttttatttttactgtcagtTTGGCTTAATGCTCTGTTGTGCAGCAGGTGTAGTCAGCTTATTGCTTTAGAACATGACCTCCCACTGACATCAGTGTAAATAACTATCTAATTCAAGGCTGACTTTTGTTATAAGACACCCTGAACATATgcagctttgtttatttttgagtttgtagCTGTATGAAGATGATAGAAAGCTGCTTTCGTTTTCAATCTGCACTCAATTTAGATTTCAATTCTAAATCTAATTTTCAGAATCTAATTTTGTATCTGTAGTCTGAAAACACTGACAAATATATCTGTTGCAGGTACAACATTTAGTTTATGACCCCTTAACTCTATTGCAAAAAAGAATGACCTGACCTAAAATCATTTAATACTTGGATTATTGACCTTCTTCTTCCAGATCCCAGTAAGCATTGATGATCTTGAAGGCAAAAAGGATCCAATCATTGAAGGTAAGTGgctttgttaaatatatttctgcCTCAATCAGATCCACTTTCACAGAAGAGTGTACATTGCATTAATTTCTTCAGAACGAGAGCAAAATGTTTACACCAGGTTTATGAAGTCGCACCGCTGTTACGACCTCGTGCCCACTAGTTCCAAATTAGTGGTGTTTGATACGTCGCTTCAGGTAAAGCAAATACATTTACACAAATGCAAATTTTATCTGGTTCCAGaaattaattgaatatttaaCTATCCTTCAGGTGAAGAAGGCTTTCTTTGCGCTTGTTTCAAATGGGGTGAGAGCAGCTCCTCTTTGGGACAGCAAGAAGCAGTGCTTTGTGGGTAAgaaaaaattttcatttgaaagtAACACTAATGAtaaacatatgtaaaaaaaaaaaaacaataataaatgttataatATAGTTAATTATTCGCGGTGGTGTTTTTCCAATCCAACCCACAGGTATGCTAACTATAACAGACTTCATTAACATTCTTCATCGCTATTACAAGTCTCCGTTGGTGAgatgcttttgtgttttaaacacaaagtttgtAACATAAACTgttaatgtcattttaatttatttcatcagTGACTGAACctgtgcttttttatttttcaggttcAGATATATGAGTTGGAAGAGCACAAAATTGAAACATGGAGAGGTGAGAGCTTTTAATGATCACTCAAACTTcaacatttataattttattaattgtaattaattattatttttctgtttttgtattcattttagAGGTGTACCTTCAAGACTCTTTCAAGCCTTTGGTTTGCATTTCTCCCAATGCCAGGTTGGTAGCAGCACTGCattgtttttactgtaaagtttaattctttcttttttttttcttatcataGTTGTGATCAGCATTGTGATCGTTCCTAACTGGACATTTAAGTATGCTGAATCTGATGCCATCATAGAGATCAAACGATTGTTTAAATGTGAtctttatgactttattttctttgaacttATTTATTGGACTTTCTTTTGCAAGAAACAAACGTACACTATAGCacttttttctaaacatttattacaaaataagtttgaataacttagtgattttgttttttctgattacATCTCAGTTTGTATGATGCGGTGTCGTCTCTGTTGAGGCACAAGATCCACAGGTTGCCTGTAATCGACCCGCTGACCGGGAACACGCTGTATATCCTCACACACAAGAGGATTCTTAAGTTCCTGAAGCTTTTTGTAAGTTTCCACTGGTTTTATTACAGATACAGGATGAATATGTCTAGACTAAAGACCGATTAGAGTTTGGTGATCTATTACTgatctttaaatttattttgaaacattttagaaactGTCATCATCTTGCTGCTAGAGTGACTAGCATTACTAACTTGggagtttgtgtgtgtattcacTAGAGAATATTAATCTTTGTCTTTTCCCAAtcagcatgtttttattaactgacGTTGAAATCTCAAAAGCATGAAACAAAGTGACTTTGTTCCGCTTTAACCTGTTATCTTCCAATGTCTTGGTCTCACTTGCTGTCTGAAAGCCCAAACCAACCACAGAAATGTCTCAACATGtcatagaaaatatattttcctatacatagtttttttttaaacttttctgtattttatttttaatagctCACAAAATTTGAAACAAGCTAATCAACAATTTCTCAATGCAATGCAAcataattatcttttttttttgttgtagatCTGTAATAAAGTTCAACAACTAAAACTAAAGTAGGGAAAACGTCATGGTGAAAAACAACTGTGATTCCCTAAAGATGGCTGTTTTCTGTGCTCAGATATCAGAGATGCCAAGAGCCTCATTCTTGAATCAGACTTTAGAGGAACTGAACATTGGGACGTTCAAGAACATAGCAGTGGTCCGAGCAGACACCCCTCTGTACACGGCGCTGGGTATTTTTGTGGAGCAACGAGTGTCCGCGCTCCCTGTTGTGGATGACAAAGGTAAGCGGGCTGACTGAagcttctttttcctgtttgcttctTCTCAGTATCCGCagttttctaaaattattttgtcttacTTGCAGGTCGAGTGGTGGACATATACTCAAAATTTGATGTCATAGTAAGTTCTGTGCAGTCACTTATTTTGATATTGTGCTAATATTATTTTCTaggtatatttttttcattactttataaatgaacattttgcatttttttttgtacttccatttgggtctcaactgcttctaaaaacaattgTGGCGCTCAAAACAAACCAGCTGTTTTCTGACAATAAGATGATGTTTTTGGTATCTGCTGTTTCAAAACCCTTCTGAATGctctgtgccgttacctagcaacccaagtggaactccagcacgtttggtcagctggttttaccgctacatgctctgtacaatggctgctggaaaagacaaatgttttgttgtggacttaccatccagaaacaactttctggattcttgttggttgttcaggaggctctactaatgctttgcAAAGAAGCACAGTTtcataattgcgcatctgtttgcagccattttcacgtgcgagtgtaaatgttgatttGGGGGTGTGgaaagcagcagctcatttggatttaaagtgaccaGTGGACAGCTCATTGTGAAAATAGACAGAACTGAACAGACTACAATCCCAttatctaataaaaatgttgtgcaaaaaaacataattgacATCATATCCTAACCTGTTGAAGGAAGCATAATGGATCTCCTTTAATTACCTCAGATAGTGTCTTTGTTGTCTTCCAGCTTGTCACAGCTGTGATATTAAGAATAAtaaattcttcttttaattacatttgattatttatataaatcCTTCAATTTGCTGAAGATAACATGAAAGACCTGCATTCAGATCTTAAAGGAAGAATCATCTGAAGAACATGTAAGCCTCGTATTTCGTCTCAGTATCGGGGTGGGGACAGCACTTTTGAAGTTGAGGACAGAGCGTGACCATCATCAGTGAGGGTTCACTGAAAGGTGAAGCAATGCCCTTCATGCAGAGTGAACAAGTGCTTGTCTGGTGTTTTCCTCTGTGGGTCACAATGGAAGTGATTGAGAAACCACATTCAGAGTTATGCTGACTTTTCATCCTAGAAGTTGCCCCAGTTTAACAGCACAGCAGGGCTGGAGCCTTGAGGGGAGTTCAAAACAACCGTGAGAAGCTGCTGCgtggtgtttgtgtttctaGCGCCAGAGTGTGAGCCTCAGAGTCACGCTGCTGTTTGCTTCTCTTAGATACATTTGTGTGAAAATGCCCTTCACTGTGAAACATCATACGCTGAGAGTTTTCCCTCTAACAGAATCTGGCTGCAGAGAAGACGTACAACAACCTGGACGTGACTGTGACCAAGGCGTTGAAGCATCGCTCGCAGTACTTTGAGGGAGTCCTGACCTGCAACAGACATGAGACCCTTGAAGCCATCATCACCAGACTGGTAGAGGCCGAGGTGAGGAGCGGAGGACACCAAAACCTGCTTTTTACGTCctgaacaagaaaaagaaagcaagactataaataaataaatagtcacAATTTCTTGTTCTCCCAGACGAGGAGAAAAAGTTTTTATCCATTTCTGCTTTAGAAAATTCAGATTGTATTGCAGGAAATGGAGCCAATCAGCTGTCATAACGTAGGAAGGTGGACGGTGTAGTTTTAGACAGCTGAGGTTGACACCGTCTGCttcattgaaatattttctcatgaTTTGTGTCTATATAGTCTTATATGAAAACCAGCACCAAGCTGGAGTTAATAAAGACTCACAGTTACTAAGACTGATGAGtaacaaaataattcactttttccattgtttttatctgatgCTAGAGACCCAATCAGTCTGTCAATTAATAGTGAATTATTGAAAATTCAAGTCAACCAGTTttataaacttaatttaataaGAAGGTGAACCAGAGCTGCATAAATAAAGTGCAGATGGATTTAACCACCCAGGTTCTCCTGCAGCATCATCACCTCACATGTGGGAGAAACTAAACCCACCAGTTAAACCTGTCATAAATTAAAAAGGGATGCAATAATTTCTGCTGGCATGCTTGTGTGTGTAGTTCGGttaatctttattattattattggaaagctgccattttgaaaaatgctgcaaacatttggcacacagtaaaaaatagcttatttatttatttttttacaaaagtccTAATTTGCAGTTTTGCCTGTTTCTCCTATCTGAACCAAAggattaatatattttgaagatcaattttattttgttgagactttctaattaattttatatgttgctttttgtttatttgttttggatatttaaaatgtcttctagctccagtgttaaatattatttggaaagtaaaatgtattgatctttgagagggtGTACTTGCATTGTCATGCCTTTATCATGTGGagaatggtctcaaaacaacaatatgataatttattgcaataatttcttggataatttgttattgtgacatttCTACCTACAGTTTATATTGGAGTTGGCATATTTGTTCCAGTAAGAGCATAAAATGAGTGTTTCTTTTAAGTCTAGTTGCTTGGATGTcacaagataaaaatatgattgttatttaaaacagtataatatataaatattgaagTAATGGAACAAATTGTTGCGTTAGAGTGTCTGCCTCCTCTTTAGTGTAAAGTTTTTCTGTGCAACACATCAGTGAGTATCAGCTATCTTATAATGATATTCAAATGAGTAAAACCATAgaacatttgtttaattagcttttattttattctaaatttgCATTGACTCTCATTCTTGTTTGAGTTTGTAGGAGAAGGAAGTAACATGACATTGTATCCATGTGTAGAAGACGAAATGTGTGCATGAGGAGACGGAAATCTATTTTGCTTCTTCGGTTTAATTTTGTGACGTCTGTGCATAAAAACGCATAACTTGTATCCCTCTAAATGTGTGTCATCACTTCAGTAAATCAGCAGAAGACTGAAATGTATCCAGCATGTTTGTTCCAGCTAATTTCACCTTTTCACATGTTGGTTCTTCGTTCTCTCTGTTCATTCTCTTTGCCCTGTGGTAATATTGAGTTACTGTACTCAGCAGACCTGAGGCTCATTTGGGTGGCGGTCCTCTGTCTCCTCCAGGTTCACAGACTCGTGGTCGTCGATGAGAACGAAGTGGTGAAGGGAATCGTCTCGCTTTCTGATATCCTCCAGGCGCTGGTGTTGACCGACGGAGAAGAGGGTGAGTAAAGTTGACGAGCTGCTGCATAATATGCTACTTATATTCAATACATTTGGATCCattgatttagttttattgttgtgtttttttctttcgacAGGCACAACTTTAGGGAGTAATTAGGAATGTTGTTTTGGGATGAGACCAGAGCAAAGGGAAAGCACAAGCATGTGGGTGGAGAAACAAGAGAGTGCGTTGCCTTCTCCGTGAACGTCCATATAGAAAGACTTCTCTGTCTCTGGAGTTTTAGCAATACTGAAATTTATAGCTAGTAGCACAGGACTCTTCAAAAACCTTCTTTAAATTGAGCCAAATTCGAAATCCCTAGTAGTTGACCAGAGTtttgaaagaagaagaaacttgaGGAATGCAGCACAGTCACCATCTCTGCCCTTTTAATACTTTatgaagtaataaaaaaaaacattcctccattttaccagcatttcaatttattttaaggctgaAAGCAGCAAAGGCACTAAGCTTCTCTAAGAGTTAAATTGGATGTAGAAACTCGAGCGAATCAGCATCAGTATGTAAACCCCTgacactttttctttaaagcttGTATGATGATTATCAGATTATTCTCTTATTGTTTGTTCATTTGATTTAGGATGTTTATTTAAAGGCAGGTGTTGTGTTGACCTATATCTTTGTAAGTATTATTTCAGTGTTGACTTAAGCATCACCAAAAACGTTCACCAACATCACAAAGTCAAGTTAGGAATGTTTGAAAACGTTTTTgccattaaatataaaaatgtggtaAACGTCTGGATTTGTTCTTTAAGTCTGGGTTTTTGCAGGTTGCAGCTGGAAGAGTTTGCACAAGCAGTTTAGGATTACAATCCTGCAGCACAGCAGCAACCTGTGGAAATAATCCAGGTtccaaacaaacataaatactctgGTCAGGAATCACCATTCAGCTTTGTTCTTATCTAAATGTCCAAATATCGATACATatacaagtattttttgttttattttgacattttgtgttgtGTCCTGCTACGTGTAACTACATATGTAATGGATTGTTTATCATACtcaaacatttgttgttttttttttgcatgtgacCCACTTTGATTGATGACattattggaaaaataattttgtcattaATGCTAAGTCTTCCATTTATGAAGCATTTCCTCTATTTTATGgtcaagttaaaaatgttttctggttctTGTTAGCTACAGTGATGGCAGTCAAAACATAACAGATtaactgtttagtttttttaggttttgatCCATTGTTTAAAGGACATAATCCTAAGAATCACAAAACCAGCATTATCATTCCATTTTCTATGATGGATGTGTGAGGAACATTAAATGTCCAGCTTTATGCCTGATGAAGTGTGTACAACCGCATGTAAATGCATCGTTTTTGTACTAATCTGAGATTCTTAATTTAAAAGATGtcaaataaaacctttgttttaCCTTTGTGTTTCTAATTTGCATGAGTCACCAGCTTGTCCTAAAATCCACCTGAGTGAATTCTGAATCTGCTATTCTTTTCTTGTTGACATTTTCCTCACTTGTGGGTTGgagaagtcattttaaaagctaCATATGAGCAAAACAAAGATTTCGCACACATTTATTGAAAGAGATCGCATCAGAAAACAAGTagagtcaaaaaaataaaagccagttCAGGGTTTTCTGCCTTTTGACCACCTGCAGATAGAAACCGAATGTGCTCTGTGGCTGTGCATGGACAAGTGGGAATAGAGAATAGATGGATGTACAcggaaaattaatttaaagcaaatatttttatttacattttggcaaaaatttTATGTGGAAAAGGATTTATGCTCCTCCAAATGAGTAGTGGGATCATCTTTGCCCTCAAAATCCTTATAATTGCCAACtagcgttttttgtttttattttgacgATTTATCTTTGCTGATGAGGCTGGAAGGTCTCCTCtccatcaccctaatctgtAGCTCACTTCGCAGGTTTTCccatcagattttatttgggattttaaCTGAGTGACTCCAAAGTGTTAATATTCAGTcagaagaaatattttggtaaaataaaaatacttcaaacataaataagtcAGGAGTATAAATAGTGGCATTTATCATATATTCATGTATTTAGAAAAAGGCTTATTGTTTGCATCACAAAACCATTAAAGCCAAATTCAGAAAGTTTAATCTCCTAGTTGCACTGCAGAGGAACAACTAGATGATCTAAACAGCTTTTAGCCTGAATAATAAGAGGCCCTGCGGCTTCCTGGAAGGGTTTCTGTAAGCGTTCCCATGTAGCGCAGCTCGGTCTTACGCTAACCCTggtggcagcagctggagatgattctgggaaatgtttgtttttaataacttgaGCTCAACAGTAGTCCAGGTGGCCTCTCTGTTTCAGCAGCATGAGGACAAGTTTCTCCATTTCCTCCAAATATCCAAATTGCTGACGAgcaaagaaaacctgttgaCAGGAGTAAACAGAGCAGCATGACGTTGTTACCAGATAAGCTGAAATCTGTCTCAGCAGGTTT
Above is a genomic segment from Xiphophorus couchianus chromosome 20, X_couchianus-1.0, whole genome shotgun sequence containing:
- the prkag1 gene encoding 5'-AMP-activated protein kinase subunit gamma-1; this encodes MECIPVSIDDLEGKKDPIIEEREQNVYTRFMKSHRCYDLVPTSSKLVVFDTSLQVKKAFFALVSNGVRAAPLWDSKKQCFVGMLTITDFINILHRYYKSPLVQIYELEEHKIETWREVYLQDSFKPLVCISPNASLYDAVSSLLRHKIHRLPVIDPLTGNTLYILTHKRILKFLKLFISEMPRASFLNQTLEELNIGTFKNIAVVRADTPLYTALGIFVEQRVSALPVVDDKGRVVDIYSKFDVINLAAEKTYNNLDVTVTKALKHRSQYFEGVLTCNRHETLEAIITRLVEAEVHRLVVVDENEVVKGIVSLSDILQALVLTDGEEGTTLGSN